From the Nocardiopsis changdeensis genome, one window contains:
- a CDS encoding TrmH family RNA methyltransferase, translating into MSTQLRPTDVKRLNRQWRRSTGGRLALIVESVTQPYNLGSILRTCATLGVDRLWLAGNSADPLDPKVGKTALGTAAKVDHVRAGSTAEALAAARADGYKVVALELASGAVPLHAAPLDGDVCLAVGAEDHGCSPALLAGADAVTYIPQIGRVGSLNVAVATAIALAEARRREWASLGGEADAPVGN; encoded by the coding sequence TTGAGCACGCAGTTGCGCCCCACGGATGTCAAACGCCTGAACCGCCAGTGGCGCAGGAGCACCGGGGGACGCCTCGCCCTGATCGTCGAGTCGGTCACCCAGCCCTACAACCTGGGCTCGATCCTGCGCACCTGCGCGACCCTGGGCGTGGACCGCCTCTGGCTCGCCGGCAACAGCGCCGACCCGCTCGACCCCAAGGTCGGCAAGACCGCCCTGGGCACCGCCGCCAAGGTGGACCACGTCCGGGCGGGCTCCACCGCCGAGGCGCTGGCCGCCGCCCGCGCCGACGGCTACAAGGTGGTCGCCCTGGAGCTGGCCTCGGGGGCCGTGCCGCTGCACGCCGCCCCGCTGGACGGCGACGTGTGCCTGGCCGTCGGCGCCGAGGACCACGGCTGCTCCCCCGCCCTGCTGGCGGGCGCGGACGCCGTCACCTACATTCCGCAGATCGGGCGGGTGGGATCGCTGAACGTGGCCGTGGCCACCGCGATCGCGCTCGCCGAGGCCCGCCGTCGCGAGTGGGCCTCCCTCGGTGGTGAGGCGGACGCTCCGGTCGGGAACTGA
- a CDS encoding ABC transporter ATP-binding protein, giving the protein MSEPTVIARGVGVELGGVPVLRGADLTAAPGEVVAVLGANGAGKTTLLRCLAGLQRSEGTVRVLGRPPADTPDFWRDVAWAGDEPAWYPGLTAGEHLELMRAVHGPGRLEADRALELFGLAALADRTPPSLSTGQRQRLSLATALLRPSRVLLLDEPERGLDTGFRDRLAGLLAAYAADGGTVVMVTHDAGLARGARPLVLEAAA; this is encoded by the coding sequence GTGAGCGAACCCACCGTCATCGCCCGCGGCGTGGGCGTGGAACTGGGCGGCGTCCCGGTCCTGCGCGGAGCCGACCTCACGGCCGCCCCCGGGGAGGTGGTCGCGGTACTGGGCGCCAACGGCGCCGGGAAGACCACCCTGCTGCGCTGCCTGGCCGGGCTGCAGCGGTCCGAGGGCACCGTGCGCGTGCTGGGCCGCCCGCCCGCCGACACACCGGACTTCTGGCGCGACGTCGCCTGGGCCGGAGACGAGCCCGCCTGGTACCCGGGGCTCACCGCGGGGGAGCACCTGGAGCTGATGCGGGCGGTGCACGGCCCCGGGCGGCTGGAGGCCGACCGGGCCCTGGAACTGTTCGGGCTCGCCGCCCTCGCCGACCGGACCCCGCCGTCGCTGTCGACCGGCCAGCGCCAGCGGCTGTCCCTGGCCACGGCGCTGCTGCGGCCGAGCCGGGTGCTGCTGCTGGACGAGCCCGAGCGCGGGCTCGACACCGGCTTCCGGGACCGGCTCGCCGGACTGCTCGCCGCCTACGCCGCGGACGGCGGCACGGTGGTGATGGTGACGCACGACGCGGGGCTCGCCCGCGGCGCCCGCCCCCTCGTCCTGGAGGCCGCGGCGTGA
- a CDS encoding TetR/AcrR family transcriptional regulator, translating into MPTGVAIRDVRELLFDAAERILVGSGPSALTSRAVTDTAGCAKGVLHRHFDDFDDFLAAFVLDRSRRLDARTALLRDRAGRGEVVDNLTGALTGLFDSIAVAVVALVTFRDGLRARLRRDLPAGIPVLTEAVDRIGAYLAAERDLGRLRPDTDVEALAPALIGTAHLLFADRTGRRPDPGAVRRAIAAAVGGALAP; encoded by the coding sequence ATGCCGACCGGGGTGGCCATCCGCGACGTGCGCGAGCTGCTCTTCGACGCCGCCGAGCGCATCCTGGTCGGGTCCGGGCCCAGCGCGCTCACCAGCCGCGCCGTCACCGACACCGCCGGCTGCGCCAAGGGGGTGCTGCACCGCCACTTCGACGACTTCGACGACTTCCTCGCCGCGTTCGTGCTCGACCGCTCCCGGCGCCTGGACGCCCGCACCGCGCTGCTGCGCGACCGGGCCGGCCGGGGCGAGGTCGTCGACAACCTCACCGGCGCCCTCACCGGCCTGTTCGACTCGATCGCGGTCGCGGTGGTCGCCCTGGTCACCTTCCGCGACGGCCTGCGCGCCCGGCTGCGCCGCGACCTCCCGGCCGGGATCCCGGTGCTCACCGAGGCCGTGGACCGGATCGGCGCCTACCTGGCCGCCGAGCGCGACCTGGGCCGCCTGCGCCCCGACACCGACGTCGAGGCCCTGGCACCCGCCCTCATCGGCACCGCCCACCTGCTGTTCGCCGACCGCACCGGGCGGCGGCCCGACCCCGGGGCCGTGCGGCGCGCGATCGCCGCGGCCGTGGGCGGGGCGCTCGCCCCCTGA
- a CDS encoding hemolysin family protein has translation MSDMNIWVALALTVAIIALSAFFVAIEFALVAARRYRLEEEAKTSASARAAVKSARDLSLLLAGSQLGITLCALALGAISKPAVHHLLEPLFGGLPSAVGYVVSFVLSLIVVTFLHLVVGEMAPKSWAISHPEKSAIMLAIPMRVFMWFTRPLLLALNGMANWCLHRFGVEAVDEMHSGHNPEDVRELVEHSAKAGALDSERRDQLATALEVNSRPLSEIVTPREEIASVGPDDGVEEIKRVSRESSHLRLVVMDGGVPVGVLHVREALTSPAGTTAADLMRPVLTLPAGTPMYSAMSTMRESRSHLSLVEEDGETIGLVTLQDILDRLLLLDTAA, from the coding sequence ATGAGCGACATGAACATCTGGGTGGCGCTGGCGCTGACCGTCGCCATCATCGCGCTGAGCGCGTTCTTCGTCGCGATCGAGTTCGCGCTGGTGGCGGCCCGCCGCTACCGGCTCGAGGAGGAGGCCAAGACCAGCGCCTCGGCGCGGGCGGCCGTCAAGAGCGCCCGGGACCTGTCGCTGCTGCTGGCCGGCTCCCAGCTGGGGATCACGCTGTGCGCGCTGGCGCTGGGCGCGATCTCCAAGCCCGCGGTGCACCACCTGCTGGAGCCGCTGTTCGGCGGCCTGCCCAGCGCGGTGGGATACGTGGTGTCGTTCGTGCTGTCGCTGATCGTGGTGACGTTCCTGCACCTGGTCGTGGGCGAGATGGCCCCCAAGTCGTGGGCGATCTCGCACCCGGAGAAGTCGGCGATCATGCTGGCGATCCCGATGCGGGTGTTCATGTGGTTCACCCGGCCGCTGCTGCTGGCCCTGAACGGGATGGCCAACTGGTGCCTGCACCGGTTCGGGGTCGAGGCCGTGGACGAGATGCACTCGGGCCACAACCCCGAGGACGTCCGCGAACTGGTGGAGCACTCGGCCAAGGCCGGTGCGCTGGACTCCGAGCGCCGCGACCAGCTGGCCACGGCGCTGGAGGTCAACTCCCGCCCGCTGAGCGAGATCGTCACCCCCCGGGAGGAGATCGCCTCGGTGGGGCCCGACGACGGTGTGGAGGAGATCAAGCGGGTCTCCCGCGAGTCCTCGCACCTGCGCCTGGTGGTCATGGACGGCGGGGTGCCGGTGGGCGTGCTGCACGTGCGCGAGGCGCTGACGAGCCCGGCGGGGACGACCGCCGCGGACCTGATGCGCCCGGTGCTGACGCTGCCCGCGGGCACGCCGATGTACTCGGCGATGAGCACCATGCGGGAGAGCCGCAGCCACCTGTCCCTGGTGGAGGAGGACGGCGAGACCATCGGTCTGGTCACCCTCCAGGACATCCTGGACCGGCTGCTGCTGCTGGACACCGCCGCCTGA
- a CDS encoding hemolysin family protein — protein MMSTVLSIGLGILVVFLITVATGYFVAQEFGYMAVDRSRLRARASAGDAGAKRALGITNRTSFMLSGAQLGITVTALLVGYVAEPLIGEGIGELLGGVGVPTGVGVAIGTVLALLFSTVVQMVFGELFPKNLAIARPEPVARALALSTGIYLKVFGPVIWLFDQAAILILKLVRIEPVEDVQHAATPRDLESIIAESKESGDLPAELSTLLDRTLDFHESTAGHAMIPRPEVTTVEEGDPVSRVVELMASDHSRFPVLGDGVDDIVGVICLRDVLALGDRDLEHVKVSEVARPTVMVPASLPLPGVLDQLREANEEFACVVDEYGGLAGVITTEDLAEELVGEIADEHAPEEEAPAHLDGEGSYLVPGGLHIDEVERLIEHDLPEGDYETLGGLVIHELHRLPQVGDTIALPLPRPVSAHDEDPDMALTLRVSSVQRHVPHTVEVRLHEAGSEQAEEARA, from the coding sequence ATGATGAGCACCGTTCTCAGTATCGGCCTGGGGATTCTGGTGGTCTTTCTGATCACCGTGGCGACGGGATACTTCGTCGCCCAGGAATTCGGCTACATGGCCGTGGACCGCTCCCGACTGCGGGCGCGGGCCTCGGCGGGTGACGCCGGCGCCAAGCGGGCGCTGGGCATCACCAACCGCACATCGTTCATGCTCTCCGGTGCCCAGCTGGGCATCACGGTCACCGCCCTGCTCGTCGGCTACGTCGCCGAGCCGCTGATCGGCGAGGGCATCGGCGAACTCCTCGGCGGGGTCGGGGTGCCCACCGGCGTCGGCGTCGCCATCGGCACCGTGCTGGCCCTGCTGTTCTCGACCGTCGTCCAGATGGTCTTCGGCGAGCTCTTCCCCAAGAACCTGGCCATCGCCCGGCCCGAGCCCGTGGCCCGCGCCCTGGCCCTGTCCACGGGGATCTACCTCAAGGTCTTCGGCCCGGTCATCTGGCTGTTCGACCAGGCGGCGATCCTGATCCTGAAGCTGGTCCGGATCGAGCCGGTGGAGGACGTCCAGCACGCGGCGACCCCGCGCGACCTGGAGAGCATCATCGCCGAGTCCAAGGAGAGCGGGGACCTGCCCGCGGAGCTGTCCACCCTGCTGGACCGCACCCTGGACTTCCACGAGAGCACGGCGGGGCACGCGATGATCCCGCGCCCCGAGGTGACCACGGTGGAGGAGGGCGACCCGGTCAGCCGGGTCGTGGAGCTCATGGCCTCCGACCACTCCCGCTTCCCGGTCCTGGGCGACGGCGTCGACGACATCGTGGGCGTCATCTGCCTGCGCGATGTGCTGGCGCTGGGCGACCGCGACCTGGAGCACGTCAAGGTCAGCGAGGTGGCCCGGCCCACCGTCATGGTGCCGGCGTCGCTGCCGCTGCCCGGCGTGCTCGACCAGCTGCGCGAGGCGAACGAGGAGTTCGCCTGCGTGGTGGACGAGTACGGCGGCCTGGCGGGCGTGATCACCACCGAGGACCTGGCCGAGGAGCTGGTCGGCGAGATCGCCGACGAGCACGCCCCGGAGGAGGAGGCCCCCGCCCACCTGGACGGTGAGGGCTCCTACCTGGTCCCGGGCGGGCTGCACATCGACGAGGTGGAGCGGCTGATCGAGCACGACCTGCCCGAGGGCGACTACGAGACGCTGGGCGGTCTGGTCATCCACGAGCTGCACCGGCTGCCGCAGGTGGGCGACACCATCGCCCTGCCGCTGCCGCGCCCGGTCAGCGCCCACGACGAGGATCCCGACATGGCGCTGACCCTGCGGGTGTCCTCCGTCCAGCGGCACGTGCCGCACACCGTGGAGGTGCGCCTGCACGAGGCCGGCTCCGAGCAGGCCGAGGAGGCGCGCGCATGA
- a CDS encoding DUF6297 family protein — protein sequence MRAAARVRAFARNGDRRRRTWSDRYITLFGLALLAVLASPLVGRAVAAVPADTDPARAGAGLALTALLLAGALALARAAGPLGVPSADASWLLLSPLPRRDVLAPALLLLAGTAVLVGAAAGLALTGALGAADLAARLAVAVALGVSWALAGAAAAVLAQASPAWDGWVVGLITALLLAAAAAAAMGAGPGRGALTALAAAPQGAWTAAATVSAAVAAALARRAWAAVARIPAPAVLRASDRAGLAAGAVLGLDPGALSWIAEDAHWRTRTLRSRPWPRWARGAAAVAWADWRRAGRRPGRLAAAAATAVLPALAARAGTGEAVVLTVLAAGAAAVAATGTAGARRDAGDAALARLSAAGPRALTAARAVLPALLGGAWLTLALAGLDLAGPGTAATGVPLWPLGALCAPALAAGALRMARRRPVEHTAPVMDTPLGPVPLGPVQWALTGPDLAALGCLPALLAFTAGGSGPLFAAQALAGAAALAAYCALRRSP from the coding sequence GTGAGGGCGGCGGCGCGGGTCCGGGCGTTCGCGCGGAACGGGGACCGCAGGCGCCGCACCTGGTCGGACCGCTACATCACCCTGTTCGGCCTGGCCCTGCTGGCGGTCCTGGCGTCCCCCCTGGTCGGCCGCGCGGTCGCGGCCGTCCCCGCGGACACCGACCCGGCGCGGGCCGGAGCCGGACTGGCCCTCACCGCCCTGCTCCTGGCCGGGGCGCTGGCCCTGGCCCGGGCGGCCGGACCGCTCGGAGTGCCCTCGGCCGACGCGTCCTGGCTGCTGCTCTCGCCGCTGCCGCGCCGCGACGTGCTGGCCCCGGCACTGCTCCTCCTGGCGGGGACGGCCGTGCTCGTGGGCGCCGCCGCCGGCCTGGCCCTGACCGGTGCGCTCGGCGCCGCCGACCTCGCGGCGCGGCTGGCGGTGGCCGTCGCGCTAGGGGTCTCCTGGGCGCTCGCCGGAGCAGCGGCGGCCGTCCTGGCGCAGGCGTCCCCGGCCTGGGACGGCTGGGTGGTCGGGCTGATCACCGCCCTGCTCCTGGCGGCGGCCGCCGCGGCGGCCATGGGCGCCGGGCCCGGGCGCGGCGCGCTCACGGCCCTCGCGGCGGCCCCGCAGGGGGCCTGGACGGCGGCGGCGACCGTCTCGGCCGCGGTGGCCGCGGCCCTGGCCCGGCGCGCCTGGGCGGCCGTGGCCCGCATCCCCGCCCCGGCCGTCCTGCGGGCCTCGGACCGGGCCGGGCTCGCCGCGGGCGCGGTCCTCGGCCTGGACCCGGGCGCGCTCTCCTGGATCGCCGAGGACGCGCACTGGCGGACGCGCACCCTGCGCTCGCGCCCCTGGCCCCGGTGGGCGCGCGGGGCGGCCGCGGTGGCCTGGGCCGACTGGCGGCGGGCGGGCCGGCGGCCCGGACGGCTCGCGGCGGCCGCCGCGACCGCGGTGCTGCCCGCCCTGGCCGCGCGGGCGGGCACCGGGGAGGCGGTGGTGCTGACCGTGCTCGCCGCCGGTGCCGCGGCCGTCGCCGCGACCGGCACCGCCGGGGCCCGCCGGGACGCCGGGGACGCCGCGCTCGCACGGCTGTCGGCCGCGGGCCCGCGCGCGCTCACGGCCGCGCGGGCGGTGCTGCCCGCCCTGCTCGGCGGCGCCTGGCTGACCCTCGCCCTGGCGGGCCTGGACCTGGCGGGCCCGGGCACCGCCGCCACCGGCGTACCCCTGTGGCCGCTGGGGGCGCTGTGCGCGCCCGCGCTGGCGGCGGGCGCCCTGCGGATGGCGCGGCGCCGCCCCGTCGAGCACACGGCCCCCGTCATGGACACGCCCCTGGGCCCGGTACCGCTCGGTCCGGTGCAGTGGGCGCTGACCGGCCCCGACCTGGCCGCGCTCGGCTGCCTGCCCGCGCTCCTCGCCTTCACCGCCGGGGGGAGCGGCCCGCTGTTCGCGGCCCAGGCGCTCGCGGGCGCGGCGGCCCTGGCGGCCTACTGCGCCCTCCGGCGGAGCCCCTGA
- a CDS encoding MarR family winged helix-turn-helix transcriptional regulator — protein sequence MAETEYDPLALDNQLCFSLYAASRALTGLYRELLGDLGLTYPQYLVMLALWEHGTLSVKGLSRVLHLDSGTLSPLLRRLEAAGAITRTRSAADERVVEIGLTERGAAMRERALGIPEQLTCASGQPADRVRDLITTLDELTRSVENAAARRPCGTG from the coding sequence GTGGCCGAGACCGAGTACGACCCGCTCGCCCTGGACAACCAGCTGTGCTTCTCCCTGTACGCCGCCTCCCGCGCCCTGACCGGGCTCTACCGGGAGCTGCTGGGCGACCTGGGCCTGACCTACCCCCAGTACCTGGTCATGCTCGCGCTGTGGGAGCACGGAACCCTCAGCGTCAAGGGGCTCAGCCGGGTCCTGCACCTGGACTCGGGCACCCTGTCGCCGCTGCTGCGCCGGCTGGAGGCCGCCGGGGCGATCACCCGCACCCGCAGCGCCGCCGACGAGCGGGTCGTCGAGATCGGGCTCACCGAGCGCGGCGCCGCGATGCGGGAGCGGGCCCTGGGCATCCCCGAGCAGCTCACCTGCGCCTCGGGGCAGCCCGCCGACCGGGTCCGCGACCTCATCACCACCCTCGACGAGCTCACCCGCTCGGTCGAGAACGCGGCCGCCCGGCGCCCCTGCGGGACCGGGTGA
- a CDS encoding aldehyde dehydrogenase family protein produces MHTSGLPDTEHLAERAREALARCGVDRLREPVGAAGTARTPVTGGILFPVEFDTAASAERAVAAAHAAFPAWRDTPAPVRGALVRRLGELLREHKGDLAELVTIEAGKIRSEALGEVQEMIDVCEFAVGLSRQLYGRTMPSERPGHRLMETWHPLGVVGVITAFNFPVAVWSWNTCIALVCGDTVVWKPSELTPLTALACHALLMRAARETGAPDDVHRVVLGDRSVGEALVDDARVALLSATGSTAMGRAVAPRVAARMGRYLLELGGNNAAVVAPSADLDLVVRGSVFAAAGTAGQRCTSLRRLIVHEDVVDEVAEKVVAAYRQLEDRIGDPFAEETLVGPLIGERGYTAMREALDRAEADGGRVLVGGARRLEQDAKDAYYVEPAVVRMPGQTEVVRRETFAPILYVLAYRTLEEAVELHNGVPQGLSSAIFTRDQQEAERFLSSAGSDCGIVNVNIGTSGAEIGGAFGGEKDTGGGRESGSDSWKAYMRRATNTVNFGGELPLAQGVRFL; encoded by the coding sequence ATGCACACTTCCGGACTCCCCGACACCGAACACCTCGCCGAGCGGGCCAGGGAGGCGCTGGCCCGGTGCGGCGTGGACCGGCTGCGCGAGCCGGTGGGCGCCGCCGGGACCGCGCGGACCCCCGTCACCGGGGGGATCCTGTTCCCCGTGGAGTTCGACACCGCGGCCTCCGCCGAGCGGGCGGTGGCGGCGGCGCACGCCGCCTTCCCGGCCTGGCGGGACACCCCGGCCCCGGTGCGCGGGGCGCTGGTGCGCCGCCTGGGGGAGCTGCTGCGCGAGCACAAGGGCGACCTGGCCGAGCTGGTGACGATCGAGGCGGGCAAGATCCGCTCCGAGGCGCTGGGCGAGGTCCAGGAGATGATCGACGTCTGCGAGTTCGCGGTGGGCCTGTCCCGCCAGCTGTACGGGCGGACCATGCCCTCGGAGCGGCCCGGGCACCGGCTGATGGAGACCTGGCACCCGCTGGGCGTGGTCGGGGTGATCACGGCGTTCAACTTCCCGGTGGCGGTGTGGTCGTGGAACACCTGTATCGCCCTGGTGTGCGGTGACACGGTCGTGTGGAAGCCCTCGGAGCTGACCCCGCTGACGGCGCTGGCCTGCCACGCGCTGCTGATGCGCGCCGCGAGGGAGACGGGGGCGCCGGACGACGTCCACCGCGTGGTGCTGGGGGACCGGTCGGTGGGCGAGGCCCTGGTGGACGACGCGCGGGTGGCGCTGCTGTCGGCGACCGGGTCCACGGCGATGGGCAGGGCGGTGGCGCCGCGGGTGGCGGCGCGGATGGGCCGGTACCTGCTGGAGCTGGGCGGCAACAACGCCGCGGTGGTGGCCCCCTCGGCCGACCTGGACCTGGTGGTGCGCGGCAGCGTGTTCGCGGCGGCGGGCACGGCCGGGCAGCGCTGCACGAGCCTGCGCCGCCTCATCGTGCACGAGGACGTGGTGGATGAGGTCGCGGAGAAGGTCGTGGCCGCCTACCGGCAGCTGGAGGACCGCATCGGCGACCCGTTCGCCGAGGAGACGCTGGTGGGCCCGCTGATCGGCGAGCGCGGGTACACGGCGATGCGCGAGGCCCTGGACCGGGCCGAGGCCGACGGGGGCCGGGTGCTGGTCGGCGGGGCGCGGCGGCTGGAGCAGGACGCCAAGGACGCCTACTACGTGGAGCCGGCGGTGGTGCGGATGCCGGGGCAGACCGAGGTGGTGCGCCGGGAGACGTTCGCGCCGATCCTGTACGTGCTGGCCTACCGCACCCTGGAGGAGGCGGTGGAGCTGCACAACGGGGTGCCGCAGGGGCTGTCCTCGGCGATCTTCACCCGCGACCAGCAGGAGGCGGAGCGGTTCCTGTCCTCGGCGGGGTCCGATTGCGGGATCGTCAACGTCAACATCGGCACCTCGGGTGCGGAGATCGGCGGGGCGTTCGGCGGGGAGAAGGACACCGGTGGCGGGCGGGAGTCGGGTTCGGACTCGTGGAAGGCGTACATGCGCCGGGCCACCAACACGGTGAACTTCGGCGGTGAGCTGCCGCTGGCCCAGGGGGTCCGGTTCCTCTAG
- a CDS encoding class I SAM-dependent methyltransferase yields the protein MPTSEFRPEPGTAVSFGADAARYDRARPGYPAALVERVLPGPEPRDVLDVGCGTGISARPFRAAGHRVLGIDPDPRMTDLARAGGLAVQNAALEDWDPAGRLFDAVVCGQAWHWVDPVAGPAAAAAALRPGGRLAVFWNALDPPADLAEAFARVHERVLPDLPAMPRRTGAEGYTDLASRVAADLTASGAFATPEPWRHTTREHFTREAWLELLPTGGLYTRLPRPALDALLEGVGAAIDAVGGAFPVHRTTVAVIAVRP from the coding sequence ATGCCCACTTCTGAGTTCCGCCCCGAACCGGGGACCGCCGTCTCCTTCGGCGCCGACGCCGCACGCTACGACCGCGCCCGCCCCGGATACCCCGCCGCCCTGGTCGAGAGGGTCCTGCCCGGCCCCGAGCCCCGGGACGTCCTCGACGTCGGCTGCGGCACCGGGATCTCCGCCCGCCCCTTCCGCGCCGCCGGCCACCGGGTCCTGGGCATCGACCCCGATCCCCGGATGACCGACCTGGCCCGCGCCGGCGGCCTCGCCGTCCAGAACGCCGCCCTGGAGGACTGGGACCCGGCCGGACGCCTCTTCGACGCCGTCGTCTGCGGCCAGGCCTGGCACTGGGTCGACCCCGTCGCCGGACCGGCGGCCGCCGCCGCGGCACTGCGCCCGGGCGGGCGCCTGGCCGTGTTCTGGAACGCCCTGGACCCGCCCGCCGACCTGGCCGAGGCCTTCGCCCGCGTCCACGAGCGCGTCCTGCCCGACCTGCCCGCGATGCCGCGCCGCACCGGCGCCGAGGGCTACACCGACCTGGCCTCCAGGGTCGCCGCGGACCTCACCGCGAGCGGCGCCTTCGCCACCCCCGAACCGTGGCGGCACACCACCCGGGAGCACTTCACCCGCGAGGCCTGGCTGGAGCTGCTGCCCACCGGCGGCCTGTACACACGGCTGCCCCGCCCGGCCCTGGACGCCCTGCTGGAGGGCGTGGGCGCCGCCATCGACGCCGTAGGGGGCGCCTTCCCCGTGCACCGCACCACCGTCGCCGTCATCGCCGTGCGCCCCTAG
- a CDS encoding organic hydroperoxide resistance protein, translated as MAYDVMYTAQATVTGEGRKGHGRTEDGRLDVDLSVPKGMGGDDGPGTNPEQLFAVGYAACFHGALKAVARKDKTSVDGSTIESHVSLGKSDEGLDIAVELDVTIPGVDQAKAEELVEAAHQMCPYSRATRGNIEVKLTAKAV; from the coding sequence ATGGCATACGACGTCATGTACACCGCGCAGGCCACCGTCACCGGCGAGGGCCGCAAGGGCCACGGCCGCACCGAGGACGGCCGTCTGGACGTCGACCTGTCCGTGCCCAAGGGCATGGGCGGCGACGACGGCCCGGGCACCAACCCCGAGCAGCTCTTCGCGGTCGGCTACGCCGCGTGCTTCCACGGCGCGCTCAAGGCCGTCGCCCGCAAGGACAAGACGAGCGTCGACGGCTCCACCATCGAGTCGCACGTCAGCCTGGGCAAGTCCGATGAGGGCCTGGACATCGCGGTGGAGCTGGACGTCACCATCCCCGGTGTCGACCAGGCCAAGGCGGAGGAGCTGGTCGAGGCCGCCCACCAGATGTGCCCCTACTCCCGCGCCACGCGCGGCAACATCGAGGTCAAGCTGACCGCCAAGGCCGTCTGA